One genomic segment of Ignavibacteriota bacterium includes these proteins:
- a CDS encoding NADH-quinone oxidoreductase subunit NuoF has product MNSFLDVIKSNEIKNEDFINVCTNPKNYTISDELKNEIIDLNKSLKYEVHSYPLIFIGMGTCGLASGAEKVKTAIEKELQKLNLKAQIIPTGCIGYCAKEVIVDVKLPGNLRVSYGEITPNDIPKFIRKTIVEQDIFREKVLGSFGNGIEGIKNISDLPFFRRQKKIVLENCGIISPLSIDEYIANGGFTALNKILKSYSRKDVVDDIIKSGLRGRGGGGFPTGKKWEFAYNQISEIKYLICNADEGDPGAFMDRSVLESDPFKLVEGMIIGAYAIGACFGYIYCRAEYPLAIARLENTINLCEEYGLLGENILGSNFSFKIKIKKGAGAFVCGEETALIASIEGKRGMPKPRPPYPVISGLWGKPTVINNVETFANITSIINNGSEWFSNIGTETSKGTKVFALSGMIEFSGLVEVPMGITLREVVFDIGGGIPNGKKFKAVQIGGPSGGCLPESVLDTKVDYESLKQVGAMMGSGGFVVMDEGTCMVDVAKFFLTFIQNESCGKCVPCREGTKRMLEIIERIPVSYRDTKNKLDQLQRFKGIIHLERLAEVIQDTSLCGLGQTAPNPVLSGLRYFKEEYESHLFDRECKAGVCKELLTYKVITDICNGCGLCARKCPTEAIVGEAKHPYTIVESKCIKCGMCIETCRFEAIEAN; this is encoded by the coding sequence ATGAATTCCTTTTTAGATGTAATTAAGTCTAATGAAATTAAGAATGAAGATTTTATTAACGTATGTACAAATCCCAAAAATTATACAATTTCAGATGAACTTAAAAATGAAATAATTGATTTAAATAAAAGTTTAAAATATGAAGTTCATAGTTATCCTCTAATATTTATTGGAATGGGAACTTGCGGATTAGCTTCCGGTGCAGAAAAAGTTAAAACTGCAATAGAAAAAGAATTACAAAAACTTAATCTTAAAGCTCAAATAATCCCAACAGGATGCATTGGATATTGTGCAAAAGAAGTTATTGTCGATGTAAAATTACCTGGAAATCTTAGAGTTTCTTATGGTGAAATAACTCCAAATGATATTCCTAAATTCATTAGAAAAACAATTGTTGAACAAGATATTTTTAGAGAAAAAGTTTTAGGAAGTTTTGGTAATGGAATTGAAGGAATAAAAAATATTTCTGATTTACCATTTTTTAGGAGACAGAAAAAAATTGTATTAGAAAATTGTGGGATAATTTCTCCCTTATCTATTGATGAATATATTGCAAACGGTGGATTTACCGCATTAAATAAAATTTTAAAATCATATTCCAGAAAAGATGTTGTTGACGATATTATTAAAAGTGGATTAAGAGGAAGAGGCGGCGGCGGATTTCCAACCGGCAAAAAATGGGAGTTTGCATATAATCAAATTTCGGAAATTAAATATTTAATTTGCAATGCAGATGAAGGAGATCCCGGTGCATTTATGGATCGTTCAGTTTTAGAAAGTGATCCATTTAAATTAGTTGAAGGAATGATAATTGGTGCATACGCAATTGGAGCTTGCTTTGGATACATATATTGCCGCGCGGAATATCCGCTTGCAATTGCAAGATTGGAAAATACAATTAATCTTTGTGAAGAATATGGATTGCTTGGCGAAAATATTTTAGGAAGTAATTTTAGTTTCAAAATAAAAATAAAAAAGGGAGCTGGTGCTTTTGTTTGCGGTGAAGAAACCGCATTAATTGCATCAATAGAAGGCAAAAGAGGAATGCCGAAGCCGCGTCCACCTTATCCAGTAATTTCTGGTCTTTGGGGAAAACCAACCGTAATTAACAATGTTGAAACTTTTGCAAATATTACTTCAATAATAAACAACGGCAGTGAATGGTTCTCAAACATTGGTACAGAAACAAGCAAAGGTACAAAAGTTTTTGCACTTAGCGGAATGATAGAATTTAGCGGCTTGGTTGAAGTACCTATGGGTATAACTTTGCGTGAAGTTGTGTTTGATATAGGCGGTGGAATTCCAAATGGTAAAAAGTTTAAAGCAGTTCAAATTGGTGGTCCATCCGGTGGATGCTTGCCGGAAAGTGTTTTAGATACAAAAGTTGATTATGAATCTTTAAAACAAGTTGGCGCTATGATGGGTTCCGGCGGATTTGTTGTTATGGATGAAGGAACGTGTATGGTTGATGTTGCAAAATTCTTTTTAACATTTATTCAAAATGAATCTTGCGGGAAATGTGTTCCTTGTCGTGAAGGAACAAAAAGAATGTTGGAAATTATTGAAAGAATTCCGGTTAGTTATAGAGATACTAAAAATAAATTAGATCAGCTCCAAAGATTTAAAGGAATAATTCATCTTGAAAGATTAGCAGAAGTTATTCAAGATACTTCATTATGCGGATTAGGACAAACAGCGCCAAACCCGGTTTTATCCGGATTAAGATATTTTAAAGAGGAATACGAAAGCCATCTTTTTGATAGAGAATGTAAAGCCGGAGTTTGCAAAGAATTATTAACATATAAAGTAATAACTGATATTTGTAATGGCTGCGGATTGTGTGCGAGAAAATGTCCAACAGAGGCAATTGTTGGTGAAGCAAAACATCCCTATACTATTGTAGAATCAAAATGCATAAAATGCGGTATGTGTATTGAGACTTGCAGATTTGAAGCAATTGAAGCAAATTAA
- the nuoE gene encoding NADH-quinone oxidoreductase subunit NuoE: protein MYVNFKVMEYFFVEKILEDYPRNERSNLIPILQDIQHEYGYLPENILSEVAEHINIPFASVYGVATFYNQFRLKPLGKNVIRVCRGTACHVKNSANILIALETELCIKAGQTTRDKQFTLETVACIGACSIAPVINVNDEYFGRVTIKEIPKIIKKYKNISKLDEEKLVESSI from the coding sequence ATGTACGTTAATTTCAAAGTTATGGAGTATTTTTTTGTGGAAAAAATTTTAGAAGATTATCCCCGAAATGAAAGAAGTAATTTAATTCCAATCTTACAAGATATTCAGCACGAATATGGATATTTACCGGAAAATATTTTATCGGAAGTTGCCGAACATATAAATATTCCTTTTGCAAGTGTATATGGTGTTGCTACTTTTTATAATCAATTCCGATTAAAACCGTTAGGTAAAAATGTTATTAGAGTTTGCAGAGGAACAGCATGTCATGTAAAAAATTCTGCAAATATTTTAATTGCATTGGAAACAGAACTTTGCATAAAAGCCGGACAAACAACTCGCGATAAACAATTTACTTTAGAAACCGTTGCATGTATTGGCGCTTGCAGCATTGCTCCGGTAATAAATGTTAATGATGAATATTTTGGAAGAGTTACTATTAAAGAAATTCCTAAGATTATTAAAAAGTATAAAAATATTTCAAAGTTAGACGAAGAAAAATTAGTCGAGAGCTCAATATGA
- a CDS encoding cation transporter: MAIITNNTKIKTAQISLYVGLLIFFIKISAFIITNSSAIFSDAAESIVHILATAMVLYSIILSSRPPDKTHLYGHGNIEYFSAGVEGLLIIVAALTIIYFAVSDLILGARPNQLDTGTILIGIAGITNTFLGYWIVRKGKQTNSLALVADGKHILTDAYTSIGVVFGLILVLITNIFIIDPLIAIFVALNIIFTGYKLIRESVGGLMMETDNDLLNQIGNLLNRIRTNYFIDVHQLRFWKSANKVFIDFHLTLPYFFNIKQSHEIEENILDKFQNTIPNSEIRIHLDFCVPKHCKYCNFDSCEVREEKFTELIEWNSGKLLELPIIKTSEKD, encoded by the coding sequence ATGGCAATCATAACTAATAACACAAAAATTAAAACCGCACAAATTTCGTTGTACGTCGGATTACTAATTTTTTTCATAAAGATTTCAGCGTTTATAATTACAAATTCAAGCGCAATATTTTCTGATGCTGCTGAATCTATTGTGCATATTCTTGCAACTGCAATGGTTTTATACAGCATTATTTTAAGTTCCAGACCACCCGATAAAACTCATTTATACGGACACGGAAATATTGAATATTTTTCTGCCGGAGTTGAAGGATTATTAATAATTGTTGCAGCACTTACAATTATTTACTTTGCAGTTAGTGATTTAATTTTAGGCGCCCGGCCAAATCAGCTTGATACGGGAACCATTTTAATTGGAATTGCCGGAATTACAAATACTTTTCTTGGTTATTGGATTGTAAGAAAAGGTAAGCAAACAAATTCGCTTGCACTTGTAGCTGATGGAAAACATATTTTAACAGATGCCTATACAAGTATTGGCGTTGTATTTGGTTTAATTTTAGTTTTGATTACTAATATTTTTATCATTGATCCTTTAATAGCAATTTTTGTCGCATTAAATATTATATTCACCGGTTATAAACTAATCAGAGAATCTGTTGGCGGATTGATGATGGAAACCGATAACGATTTGCTGAATCAAATTGGAAATTTACTTAATAGAATTAGAACAAATTATTTTATTGATGTTCACCAACTTAGATTTTGGAAATCTGCAAATAAAGTTTTTATCGACTTTCATTTAACACTTCCATATTTTTTTAACATAAAACAATCTCACGAAATTGAAGAAAACATTTTAGATAAATTTCAAAATACAATTCCAAATTCAGAGATAAGAATTCATCTTGATTTTTGTGTACCTAAACATTGTAAATATTGTAATTTTGATTCTTGTGAAGTTAGAGAAGAAAAATTTACTGAGCTAATTGAATGGAATAGTGGCAAACTGTTAGAACTGCCAATCATAAAAACATCTGAAAAAGATTAA
- the purE gene encoding 5-(carboxyamino)imidazole ribonucleotide mutase — MNKSPLIGIIMGSDSDLPIMEKAFEVCKEFEIPFEVKILSAHRTPDEHANYAKTAFERGLKVIIAAAGMAAHLPGVTAGNTILPVIGVPIKSKFQDGLDSLLSIVQMPPGIPVATVAIDGAKNSALLAVQILATSDKNLQQKFILYKQKMAEESLKKNEKLNT, encoded by the coding sequence ATGAATAAATCTCCACTTATTGGAATTATTATGGGAAGCGATTCCGATCTTCCTATTATGGAAAAAGCTTTCGAAGTTTGTAAAGAATTTGAAATCCCTTTTGAAGTTAAAATTCTTTCTGCTCATAGAACTCCGGATGAACACGCAAATTATGCAAAAACTGCGTTTGAAAGAGGATTAAAAGTTATTATTGCCGCCGCCGGAATGGCTGCGCATCTTCCGGGAGTTACTGCAGGAAATACAATTTTACCGGTAATTGGAGTTCCGATCAAATCTAAATTTCAAGATGGACTTGATTCACTTTTATCAATTGTGCAAATGCCTCCGGGAATTCCCGTTGCAACTGTTGCAATTGATGGAGCAAAAAATTCGGCACTTTTAGCTGTTCAAATTTTAGCTACAAGTGACAAAAATTTACAGCAGAAGTTTATTTTATATAAACAAAAAATGGCTGAGGAATCATTAAAGAAAAATGAGAAATTAAATACTTAA
- a CDS encoding DUF2807 domain-containing protein, which yields MIKNIMFLIFVSITIISCKIGGIKGNGEEITEIREVDSFQKIDVSGNFDVLVEGGKDQNIEIFSESNLIDFIKTKVKNNTLHIYSKENLRPTKKMLISISIPELRAINCSGANNVQAKAVTSNNFEIDLSGAGSVEIEGATNYLNIDLSGAADLIAKDFISENIKIDVSGAANAKVYASNSIDADISGAGNIELYGDANDVRTDISGVGSLDRK from the coding sequence ATGATAAAGAATATTATGTTTTTAATATTTGTTTCTATTACTATTATTTCTTGCAAAATTGGTGGAATTAAAGGAAATGGAGAAGAAATTACTGAAATTCGCGAAGTTGATTCATTTCAGAAGATTGATGTTTCAGGTAACTTTGATGTTTTGGTAGAAGGAGGAAAAGATCAAAATATTGAAATTTTTTCTGAGTCAAACTTAATTGATTTTATTAAAACAAAAGTCAAGAATAATACACTTCATATTTATTCCAAAGAAAATTTAAGACCTACAAAAAAAATGTTAATTTCCATTTCAATTCCGGAACTTAGAGCAATTAATTGTTCCGGAGCAAATAATGTTCAAGCTAAAGCTGTAACATCAAATAATTTTGAAATTGATTTAAGTGGTGCTGGATCTGTAGAAATTGAAGGTGCAACAAATTATTTAAATATCGATCTTTCGGGTGCCGCCGATTTGATAGCAAAAGATTTTATTTCAGAAAATATTAAAATTGATGTTTCCGGAGCCGCAAATGCTAAAGTTTATGCTTCAAATTCAATTGATGCAGATATTTCCGGAGCGGGGAATATTGAACTTTACGGCGATGCAAACGATGTTAGAACAGATATTTCCGGAGTGGGATCATTAGATCGAAAATAA
- a CDS encoding inorganic pyrophosphatase, whose translation MSFPTPFFKWRPHPWHGLELGKNPPFVVNAYIEITPFDFVKYEVEKITGYLRVDRPHRTSSQPPSLYGFIPKTYCGNRVRDLSPSAKKGDGDPLDICIITERPINKSEIILDAKVVGGIQMIDHKEADDKIIAVLLNDNVWQNAENISDLPKVMIDRLRHYFLTYKLIPGEKPNVQIDSIYDREHALKVVEASILDYKDEYDG comes from the coding sequence ATGTCATTTCCAACCCCCTTTTTTAAATGGCGCCCTCATCCATGGCACGGATTAGAACTTGGTAAAAATCCTCCTTTTGTTGTAAATGCTTATATTGAAATTACACCTTTCGATTTTGTAAAGTACGAAGTTGAAAAAATAACCGGTTATTTAAGAGTTGATAGACCGCATAGAACTTCTTCCCAGCCGCCGTCTTTGTATGGATTTATACCTAAAACTTATTGCGGAAACCGAGTTAGAGATCTTTCACCAAGTGCTAAAAAAGGTGACGGTGATCCTTTAGATATTTGTATAATTACAGAACGCCCTATTAATAAATCCGAAATTATTTTGGATGCAAAAGTTGTCGGTGGAATTCAAATGATTGACCACAAAGAAGCTGATGATAAAATTATTGCCGTGTTGCTTAATGATAACGTTTGGCAAAATGCCGAAAACATAAGTGATCTTCCAAAAGTTATGATAGATAGATTAAGACACTATTTTTTAACATACAAACTCATCCCCGGTGAAAAGCCGAATGTACAAATTGATAGCATTTATGATCGGGAGCATGCATTAAAAGTTGTTGAAGCCTCAATTCTTGATTATAAAGATGAGTACGACGGTTAA